A window of Daphnia pulicaria isolate SC F1-1A chromosome 10, SC_F0-13Bv2, whole genome shotgun sequence contains these coding sequences:
- the LOC124314472 gene encoding tetratricopeptide repeat protein 1-like, with the protein MAEKNEKIVEDLIKDLDITNCKSEISEHDENVEFQDALGPSGENTPYVSSDESDCDVVTNSEDLQLSKEEIEERKTKVLEIKEKGNTLFRCGSHDEACHLYSNALKICPSIFTEERSMLYNNRAAAKVKQGKNESALKDCTKALELNPAYFKALMRRAKLYEELDQLDKALADYKELHGLEPNNVEINSALMKLPKRIEEQTEKLKQEMFGKMKDLGNMFLKPFGLSTDNFKINQDPATGSYSVNMSK; encoded by the exons ATGGCGGAAAAGAACGAAAAGATAGTTGAGGATTTGATCAAAGATTTGGATATCACAAATTGCAAATCTGAAATTTCAGAGCACGATGAAAACGTTGAATTCCAAGATGCACTAGGCCCCTCAGGAGAAAATACTCCATACGTCTCATCAGATGAGTCAGATTGTGATGTTGTAACAAACAGTGAAGATCTACAACTTAGCAAGGAAGAGATTGAG GAGAGAAAAACCAAAGTTTTGGAAATCAAGGAGAAAGGGAATACACTCTTTAGGTGTGGAAGCCATGACGAAGCATGCCATCTTTATTCCAACGCCTTGAAAATCtgtccttccattttcacagAAGAAAGATCAATGTTGTACAACAATCGGGCAGCTGCAAAGGTGAAACAG GGTAAAAATGAAAGTGCTTTGAAAGATTGCACAAAAGCTTTAGAACTGAATCCAGCATATTTCAAAGCACTTATGCGACGAGCCAAACTGTATGAAGAATTAGATCAACTTGACAAGGCTCTAGCTGACTATAAAGAATTACATGGACTAGAGCCCAACAATGTGGAAATTAATTCTGCCTTGATGAAGTTGCCTAAACGTATTGAAGAGCAAACAGAAAAGCTCAAACAAGAAATGTTTG gaaaaatgaaagatttgGGAAATATGTTTCTTAAACCTTTTGGATTGTCAACTgataatttcaaaatcaatcaagATCCAGCCACAGGCTCTTACTCAGTTAACATGTCCAAATGA